The following proteins come from a genomic window of Nocardioides albertanoniae:
- a CDS encoding TIGR03619 family F420-dependent LLM class oxidoreductase, which translates to MRFTYAEAMTQADYYAPLAQAAERAGYTSMTVADSLIYPEESDSTYPYTDTGDREFLEGKEFVEAFIMCAHLFAVTETLRLTPFVVKLPVRPPVLAAKQASSLAFLSGNRLGLGVGLSPWPEDFAALGVDWKRRGKRMDECMDILSGLTDPSGDFFGYDGEFYSFEPLQQCPAPTEKIPLLVGGHADAALRRAVRKGDGWMHAGGDGEELDRLLVRLAEIRKEEGDTRDDFEVHVISYDAYDLDGIKRLEDKGVTDCIVGFRDPYVKGADTEPLEKKIKHLEWYGENIIAKAQK; encoded by the coding sequence ATGCGCTTCACCTATGCCGAGGCAATGACCCAGGCCGACTACTACGCGCCGCTGGCGCAGGCCGCCGAGCGCGCGGGCTACACGAGCATGACCGTCGCCGACAGCCTGATCTACCCCGAGGAGTCCGACTCCACCTATCCCTACACCGACACCGGTGACCGGGAGTTCCTGGAGGGCAAGGAGTTCGTCGAGGCGTTCATCATGTGCGCCCATCTCTTCGCGGTCACCGAGACCCTGCGGCTGACGCCGTTCGTGGTGAAGCTGCCGGTGCGGCCCCCGGTGCTCGCCGCCAAGCAGGCCTCGAGCCTCGCCTTCCTCTCCGGCAACCGGCTCGGTCTCGGCGTCGGGCTCTCCCCGTGGCCGGAGGACTTCGCCGCCCTCGGCGTCGACTGGAAGCGCCGCGGCAAGCGGATGGACGAGTGCATGGACATCCTGAGCGGGCTCACCGACCCGTCAGGCGACTTCTTCGGCTACGACGGCGAGTTCTACAGCTTCGAGCCGCTCCAGCAGTGCCCGGCGCCTACTGAGAAGATCCCGCTGCTCGTCGGTGGCCACGCCGACGCCGCCCTGCGCCGTGCGGTGCGCAAGGGCGACGGTTGGATGCACGCCGGCGGCGACGGCGAGGAGCTCGACCGGCTCCTGGTGCGCCTCGCCGAGATCCGCAAGGAGGAGGGCGACACCCGCGACGACTTCGAGGTGCACGTGATCAGCTATGACGCCTACGACCTCGACGGCATCAAACGCCTCGAGGACAAGGGCGTCACCGACTGCATCGTCGGCTTCCGCGACCCCTACGTGAAGGGCGCCGACACCGAGCCGCTGGAGAAGAAGATCAAGCACCTGGAGTGGTACGGCGAGAACATCATCGCGAAGGCCCAGAAGTGA
- a CDS encoding class I SAM-dependent DNA methyltransferase — MRDPDAAFADPRQAALYDVFDDDRSDLDAYAAIAREVGAHRVIDIGCGTGSLAVRLAAEGASVVGVDPALASLEVARTKPYAELVTWINGDANALGGHSAEADLVVMTGNVAQVFVTDEDWSQTLAAVCAALRPGGWFVFETRRPEARAWQDWDVAPTTVDLPDGRTAVVARHVTHVELPLVTFEASATIDDEVLRSTSTLRFRGPDEITRDLATHGFAVSDVRDAPDRPGKEHVFLARVPDPQHIATAVSR, encoded by the coding sequence ATGCGAGACCCCGATGCCGCGTTCGCCGACCCCCGTCAGGCCGCGCTCTACGACGTCTTCGACGACGACCGCTCCGACCTGGACGCGTACGCCGCGATCGCCCGCGAGGTCGGCGCTCATCGGGTCATCGACATCGGCTGTGGCACGGGATCGCTCGCCGTCCGGCTGGCTGCCGAGGGCGCCTCGGTCGTCGGGGTGGACCCGGCGCTGGCCTCCCTCGAGGTGGCCCGCACCAAGCCGTACGCCGAGCTCGTCACCTGGATCAACGGCGACGCGAACGCTCTCGGCGGCCACTCGGCCGAGGCCGACCTGGTCGTCATGACCGGAAACGTGGCGCAGGTCTTCGTCACCGACGAGGACTGGTCGCAGACGCTCGCCGCTGTCTGTGCCGCTCTCCGTCCCGGTGGCTGGTTCGTCTTCGAGACCCGCCGTCCCGAGGCCCGAGCCTGGCAGGACTGGGACGTCGCGCCGACCACCGTCGACCTCCCGGACGGCCGCACCGCCGTCGTCGCTCGCCACGTCACCCACGTCGAGCTCCCGCTCGTCACCTTCGAGGCGTCGGCCACGATCGACGACGAGGTGCTGAGGTCGACCTCGACGCTCCGGTTCCGCGGCCCCGACGAGATCACGCGCGACCTGGCCACCCATGGCTTCGCCGTGAGCGACGTACGTGACGCCCCCGATCGCCCGGGGAAGGAACATGTCTTTCTGGCTCGCGTGCCTGACCCACAGCACATCGCCACCGCCGTATCACGCTGA
- a CDS encoding GNAT family N-acetyltransferase yields the protein MTHAIEVRPRREDDLADLTASLLEQQPQTRYPVRNPLPFPVSDFLHFDDAVAAWTATIDGTPVGHISTTRSHTGVNGGDELQRACAQAHGCAVEDLVWLSAFFVGTRARGLGLGRTLLHTAVDDIRRAGGRPSLEVVPAFPAALRLYESTGWSEVLRTRPEWLASAADSDGLEVVVMVLL from the coding sequence GTGACCCATGCCATCGAGGTGCGCCCACGGCGCGAGGACGATCTGGCGGATCTGACCGCATCGCTGCTCGAGCAGCAGCCGCAGACCCGCTATCCCGTACGCAACCCGCTGCCGTTCCCGGTCAGCGACTTCCTCCACTTCGACGATGCCGTCGCCGCCTGGACCGCGACGATCGACGGCACCCCCGTCGGCCACATCAGCACCACCCGAAGTCATACCGGCGTCAACGGCGGCGACGAGCTCCAGCGAGCCTGCGCCCAGGCACACGGTTGCGCCGTCGAGGATCTCGTATGGCTCAGTGCGTTCTTCGTCGGCACGCGTGCCCGGGGTCTCGGTCTCGGGCGCACGCTGCTGCACACGGCCGTCGACGACATCCGCCGCGCCGGCGGCCGTCCCAGCCTCGAGGTCGTGCCGGCCTTCCCCGCCGCCCTCCGGCTCTACGAGTCGACCGGCTGGTCCGAGGTGCTTCGCACCCGCCCCGAGTGGCTCGCGAGCGCTGCTGACAGCGATGGTCTCGAGGTCGTCGTGATGGTCCTGCTCTGA
- a CDS encoding ferredoxin--NADP reductase → MATDSFLLSVADVVEETAEAHSIVFEVPADARESFQPKPGQFLTVAVPSDRDGLAARCYSLSSAPGDQLTVTVKRTADGYASNWICDNLRPGDTLRVLPPSGIFTPADIDADLLLFAGGSGVTPIISIARTALREGKGRIVVFYANRDEASVIFAEEWARLAAEHPDRLQVVHWLESVQGLPTGEQLKAFAADHLRYDAFVCGPAPFMKATVAALKELEFPRARRHQEKFSSLGGNPFGDVAPVETVDVEVAEPDVDTDGGPKQPATLEIELDGDTTTFDDWDPGTPMLEFLEAKGVKAPYSCREGECSACAFRLLEGEVKMVRNDVLEQDDLDDGIRLGCQSLPTTDTVRGTYS, encoded by the coding sequence ATGGCTACTGACTCGTTTCTCCTCTCCGTCGCCGATGTCGTCGAGGAGACGGCCGAGGCCCACTCGATCGTCTTCGAGGTGCCCGCGGATGCTCGTGAGTCGTTCCAGCCGAAGCCGGGGCAGTTTCTCACGGTCGCGGTGCCGAGCGACCGCGACGGCCTGGCGGCGCGCTGCTACTCGCTCTCGAGCGCTCCGGGCGACCAGCTGACGGTGACCGTCAAGCGCACCGCCGACGGGTATGCGTCCAACTGGATCTGCGACAACCTCCGGCCCGGCGACACGCTGCGCGTGCTCCCGCCGAGCGGGATCTTCACCCCTGCCGACATCGACGCCGACCTGCTGCTGTTCGCCGGCGGCTCCGGCGTCACCCCGATCATCTCGATCGCCCGCACCGCCCTGCGCGAGGGCAAGGGCCGGATCGTGGTCTTCTACGCCAACCGCGACGAGGCGTCGGTGATCTTCGCCGAGGAGTGGGCGCGGCTGGCCGCGGAGCACCCCGACCGGCTCCAGGTGGTCCATTGGCTCGAGTCTGTGCAGGGTCTCCCCACCGGGGAGCAGCTCAAGGCCTTCGCGGCCGACCATCTGAGGTACGACGCCTTCGTCTGTGGTCCTGCGCCGTTCATGAAGGCGACGGTCGCGGCGCTCAAGGAGCTCGAGTTCCCGCGGGCGCGTCGTCATCAGGAGAAGTTCTCCTCGCTGGGCGGCAACCCGTTCGGTGACGTCGCCCCGGTCGAGACCGTCGACGTCGAGGTGGCCGAGCCCGACGTCGACACCGACGGCGGGCCCAAGCAGCCGGCGACTCTGGAGATCGAGCTCGACGGCGACACGACGACCTTCGACGACTGGGATCCCGGCACGCCGATGCTCGAGTTCCTCGAGGCCAAGGGCGTCAAGGCGCCCTACTCGTGCCGCGAGGGGGAGTGCTCGGCGTGTGCCTTCCGGCTGCTCGAGGGCGAGGTGAAGATGGTGCGCAACGACGTGCTCGAGCAGGATGATCTCGACGACGGGATCCGGCTGGGGTGCCAGTCTCTGCCGACCACCGACACCGTCCGTGGCACCTACTCCTGA
- a CDS encoding nitroreductase/quinone reductase family protein, whose protein sequence is MSPALDRPPGLDSPLTARIIKYGARANTALFKLTDGRVGGRWRVMAGWRKPAPVLLLEHVGRRSGRSFTTPLLFMRSGSDLVVVGSQGGLPKDPQWVANLRAQPDVAVRVPRRGQSLVRARIADPTERAALWPRLLETYADFETYQTWTDREIPVIVLSPR, encoded by the coding sequence ATGTCTCCTGCTCTCGATCGTCCTCCCGGCCTCGACTCGCCGCTGACGGCGAGGATCATCAAATACGGCGCCCGCGCCAACACGGCGCTCTTCAAGCTGACCGACGGGCGCGTCGGCGGTCGGTGGCGGGTGATGGCGGGCTGGCGCAAGCCCGCACCCGTGCTCCTGCTCGAGCACGTCGGCCGTCGCTCGGGGCGCAGCTTCACCACTCCCCTGCTGTTCATGCGCTCCGGCTCCGACCTGGTCGTGGTCGGCTCCCAGGGCGGCCTGCCGAAAGACCCGCAATGGGTCGCCAACCTGCGCGCCCAGCCCGACGTCGCTGTGCGCGTGCCTCGTCGTGGGCAGAGCCTCGTCCGGGCGCGCATCGCCGACCCCACCGAGCGGGCGGCACTGTGGCCACGGCTGCTGGAGACGTACGCAGACTTCGAGACCTACCAGACCTGGACCGACCGGGAGATCCCGGTCATCGTCCTCTCACCTCGCTGA
- a CDS encoding nuclear transport factor 2 family protein: MDVHELIDRTEITDAITRYTLAVDDGDWDALDTVFAPDATIDYSESGGTVGSFPEVKAWLAEMLPAFSSKRLHTVGQVAITFTGEGAAPDASGFASADVVAYFDNPMVISDGSGGERVVEVGGRYRHTFVRTPDGWRSRHLHEEVTWTRGF; encoded by the coding sequence ATGGACGTCCACGAGCTGATCGACCGCACCGAGATCACCGACGCGATCACCCGCTACACCCTGGCTGTCGACGACGGCGACTGGGACGCGCTCGACACCGTCTTCGCCCCCGACGCCACCATCGACTACTCGGAGTCAGGCGGCACCGTCGGGTCATTTCCCGAGGTCAAGGCCTGGCTCGCCGAGATGCTCCCCGCCTTCTCGAGCAAGCGGCTGCACACCGTCGGCCAGGTCGCCATCACGTTCACCGGCGAGGGCGCGGCACCGGATGCCTCGGGCTTCGCCTCGGCAGACGTCGTGGCCTACTTCGACAACCCCATGGTCATCTCCGACGGCTCCGGCGGCGAACGTGTCGTCGAGGTCGGCGGCCGCTACCGCCACACCTTCGTGCGTACGCCGGACGGCTGGCGCTCGCGCCACCTCCACGAGGAAGTCACTTGGACCCGCGGCTTCTGA